One segment of Deltaproteobacteria bacterium DNA contains the following:
- a CDS encoding YchF/TatD family DNA exonuclease has protein sequence MFFDTHAHLDLSPLSDTEEAVVRRAHDAGVTRIATVGIDPESGERAVSIAHRHTGVYAVVGLHPHDAGRLSDTLLARLEALSRCDKVVAIGETGLDFYRDRAPRDIQRATFREQIRLARRRGLPVVIHDRDAHDEVLSILSEENAAEVGGIIHCFSGDLAMARRALAMNFLVSIPGAITYKGSEKQVEAVRGLPLDRLLIETDCPFLAPVPHRGKTNEPSYVPLVAAKVAAIKGVSVDDVARTTTINALRLFRIPVEEEVRVAYRIRDSLYLNITNRCTNACTFCPKRHDYHVKGHLLKLPGEPTAAEALAEIGDPTTFDEIVFCGFGEPLLRLDEVKEIAAELKRRGARVRVNTDGLGNLVHGRNVLPELAGLVDALSVSLNAPDAQTYARICPNRYGAASFAALLDFLREAPKHVPKVTATAVALPDIDPEAVRRLAESIPGVIFRLRSYNDVG, from the coding sequence ATGTTCTTCGACACCCACGCGCACCTGGATCTTTCGCCGCTGTCCGACACGGAGGAGGCGGTGGTGCGCCGGGCGCACGACGCGGGGGTCACCCGGATCGCCACGGTCGGCATCGACCCGGAGAGCGGCGAGCGGGCCGTATCGATCGCCCACCGGCACACGGGCGTCTACGCCGTCGTCGGCCTGCACCCGCACGACGCGGGGCGGCTCTCCGACACGCTCCTCGCGCGCCTCGAGGCGCTCTCCCGGTGCGACAAGGTGGTGGCGATCGGGGAAACGGGGCTCGATTTCTACCGCGACCGCGCCCCGCGGGACATCCAGCGCGCCACCTTCCGCGAACAGATCCGCCTGGCCCGCCGGCGCGGCCTCCCCGTGGTCATCCACGACCGGGACGCGCACGACGAGGTGCTGTCGATCCTTTCGGAGGAAAACGCCGCGGAGGTGGGCGGCATCATCCACTGCTTCTCCGGGGACCTCGCGATGGCGCGCAGGGCGCTCGCGATGAACTTCCTCGTTTCCATCCCCGGGGCCATCACCTACAAGGGGTCTGAGAAGCAGGTGGAGGCGGTCCGGGGGCTGCCGCTCGATCGCCTGCTGATCGAGACGGACTGCCCCTTCCTGGCGCCGGTCCCGCACCGCGGGAAGACGAACGAGCCGTCGTATGTGCCGCTGGTGGCGGCGAAGGTCGCGGCGATCAAGGGGGTCTCCGTCGACGACGTGGCGCGGACGACCACGATCAACGCCCTGCGCCTCTTCCGCATCCCCGTCGAGGAGGAGGTCCGGGTCGCCTACAGGATCCGCGACTCCCTCTACCTGAACATCACGAACCGGTGCACGAACGCCTGCACCTTCTGCCCGAAGCGGCACGACTACCACGTGAAGGGGCACCTGCTGAAATTGCCCGGAGAGCCGACCGCCGCCGAGGCGCTCGCCGAGATCGGGGACCCGACGACGTTCGACGAGATCGTCTTCTGCGGCTTCGGGGAGCCGCTGCTGCGCCTGGACGAGGTGAAGGAGATCGCGGCGGAACTGAAGCGGCGCGGGGCGCGGGTGCGGGTCAACACGGACGGGCTGGGAAATCTCGTCCATGGCCGGAACGTCCTGCCGGAGCTCGCGGGGCTGGTGGACGCCCTCTCCGTTTCCCTGAACGCGCCGGACGCGCAGACGTACGCCCGGATCTGCCCGAACCGGTACGGGGCGGCATCGTTCGCCGCCCTGCTCGACTTCCTCCGGGAGGCCCCGAAGCACGTACCAAAGGTGACCGCGACCGCCGTCGCCCTGCCCGACATCGATCCCGAGGCGGTCCGCCGGCTCGCCGAGTCGATCCCCGGGGTAATTTTCCGACTGCGTTCATACAACGACGTCGGGTGA
- the holB gene encoding DNA polymerase III subunit delta' — translation MVEPLSAVIGQERAIALLRRYIGAEAVPQGLLFSGEDGVGKEKAARAFAAALLCRKPGTDGACGSCHDCRLLASGAHPNFLFIAPEKQFLGIPEIRALQEELALKAFSDRPRVAILCPADRMTPQAANALLKTLEEPPTGAHLILVAHRISVLIPTIVSRCQRVPFFPLAPGAVAEILSRHPDVGGEHPRSVILLAAKVSGGSPGRALSLLPELAEEREAWLELFTKLSPAAAVKLAESWKGEGDTPGRLAAPLSLVRDLSLLSSGGGADIMNEDLREPLASAAVHPPANGWDAAFRELLSISRMPPQPQKRLMLEAFFFGLHGKG, via the coding sequence ATGGTAGAACCCCTCTCCGCGGTCATCGGCCAGGAACGCGCCATCGCCCTCCTGCGCCGATACATCGGCGCGGAGGCGGTCCCCCAGGGACTTCTCTTCTCCGGCGAGGACGGGGTGGGGAAGGAGAAGGCCGCCCGGGCGTTCGCCGCCGCCCTTCTCTGCCGGAAGCCCGGGACGGACGGGGCGTGCGGATCGTGTCACGACTGCCGGCTGCTCGCGTCCGGCGCCCATCCCAACTTCCTTTTCATCGCGCCGGAAAAGCAGTTCCTCGGGATTCCCGAGATCCGTGCGCTGCAGGAAGAACTCGCCCTCAAGGCGTTCTCCGACCGCCCTCGCGTCGCGATCCTTTGCCCCGCCGATCGGATGACGCCGCAGGCAGCCAACGCCCTGCTGAAAACGCTCGAGGAGCCGCCGACCGGCGCGCACCTGATCCTCGTCGCCCACAGGATCTCGGTCCTGATCCCCACGATCGTCTCCCGGTGCCAGAGAGTCCCCTTCTTCCCGCTCGCCCCCGGTGCGGTGGCGGAGATCCTGTCCCGCCACCCCGACGTCGGCGGGGAGCATCCCCGCTCCGTGATCTTGCTGGCCGCGAAGGTCTCCGGGGGAAGCCCGGGTCGTGCCCTCTCGCTCCTGCCCGAGCTCGCGGAGGAGCGGGAGGCGTGGCTCGAGCTCTTCACGAAACTCTCCCCGGCGGCGGCGGTGAAACTCGCCGAGAGCTGGAAGGGAGAGGGGGACACCCCGGGACGCCTGGCCGCCCCGCTCTCGCTGGTCCGGGATCTGTCCCTCTTATCTTCCGGCGGCGGAGCGGATATAATGAACGAGGATCTGCGGGAGCCCCTCGCGTCCGCGGCCGTCCACCCGCCCGCAAACGGGTGGGACGCGGCGTTCCGGGAGCTCCTGTCGATCTCCCGCATGCCTCCACAGCCCCAGAAGCGGCTGATGCTGGAGGCGTTTTTCTTCGGGTTGCACGGGAAGGGATGA
- the tmk gene encoding dTMP kinase, translated as MSPAHNPQVTSPRIGIFVTFEGIEGSGKTTQIRRLSAHLTAKGVLHLVTREPGGTPLSDEIRGLVLVPREETVFPEAEFLLYEAARAQHVRGLILPALRSGRAVLCDRFCDATTAYQAHARGLDALLVERLNRFAAGGLVPGLTLLFDLPPEEGFARVKGRGFAPDRLERESLDFHCAVRDGYLRLAGRDPGRVVRIDAAATEEEVFRSVLRAVAQRFGW; from the coding sequence GTGTCCCCTGCCCACAACCCACAAGTCACATCCCCGAGAATAGGGATTTTCGTAACCTTCGAGGGGATAGAGGGCTCCGGCAAGACGACGCAGATCCGGCGGCTCTCGGCGCATCTCACCGCGAAGGGCGTCCTTCACCTCGTCACCCGCGAGCCCGGCGGCACCCCCCTTTCGGACGAGATCCGCGGACTCGTGCTCGTCCCCCGCGAGGAAACCGTCTTCCCCGAGGCCGAGTTTCTCCTCTACGAGGCGGCGCGGGCCCAGCATGTCCGCGGGCTCATCCTTCCGGCGCTCCGGTCCGGCCGGGCCGTCCTGTGCGACCGCTTCTGCGACGCGACGACGGCGTACCAGGCGCACGCGCGGGGGCTCGACGCTTTGCTGGTGGAGCGGCTGAACCGGTTCGCCGCGGGAGGGCTCGTCCCCGGCCTGACGCTCCTGTTCGACCTGCCGCCCGAGGAGGGATTCGCTCGCGTCAAGGGGCGCGGCTTCGCACCGGACCGGCTGGAGCGGGAGTCCCTCGACTTCCACTGTGCCGTGCGCGACGGGTACCTCCGCCTCGCCGGACGGGACCCCGGCCGGGTCGTCCGGATCGACGCCGCCGCCACGGAAGAAGAAGTGTTCCGAAGCGTCCTCCGGGCGGTGGCGCAGCGGTTCGGATGGTAG
- a CDS encoding stage 0 sporulation protein, translating to MKRKGMDIAGIRLRGVCKTFHFDCTEVALQRGDYAVVQTERGASLGEVIRRIDGHAPKDNKPPFGKVLRVASAEDMRAHQENARREAEAGAFCTARIAERGLPMKLVRAEYLLDRSKAVFYFTADGRIDFRELVKDLAHELRTRIEMRQIGVRDEARAVGGVGPCGKELCCATFLRDFEPITVKMAKDQKLSLNPAKLSGVCGRLMCCLIYEHHSYSRQKECGACASPMAPSPAPTPAAQRDDAEEMTARLTDDEEGTP from the coding sequence ATGAAGCGCAAGGGAATGGACATCGCCGGTATCCGCCTTCGTGGCGTCTGCAAGACCTTTCACTTCGACTGCACGGAGGTGGCCCTGCAGCGCGGCGACTACGCCGTCGTGCAGACGGAGCGGGGAGCGTCGCTAGGCGAGGTGATCCGCCGGATCGACGGCCACGCGCCGAAGGACAATAAGCCCCCCTTCGGCAAGGTCCTCCGGGTGGCCTCGGCGGAGGATATGCGCGCCCACCAGGAGAACGCCCGCCGGGAAGCCGAGGCGGGAGCGTTCTGCACCGCCCGCATCGCGGAGCGGGGGCTCCCGATGAAACTGGTGCGGGCCGAGTATCTCCTCGACCGCAGCAAGGCGGTCTTCTACTTCACGGCGGACGGTCGGATCGACTTCCGGGAACTGGTCAAGGACCTGGCCCACGAACTTCGAACGCGCATCGAGATGCGCCAGATCGGGGTGCGCGACGAGGCGCGCGCGGTCGGTGGGGTCGGCCCGTGCGGCAAGGAGCTTTGCTGCGCGACCTTTCTGCGCGACTTCGAGCCGATCACGGTCAAGATGGCGAAGGACCAGAAGCTGTCGCTCAACCCGGCGAAGCTCTCCGGGGTCTGCGGGCGGCTGATGTGCTGCCTGATCTACGAGCACCATTCGTACTCCCGCCAGAAGGAGTGCGGAGCCTGCGCCTCCCCCATGGCGCCTTCGCCCGCGCCGACCCCGGCCGCGCAGCGAGACGACGCCGAGGAGATGACCGCCCGGCTGACCGACGACGAGGAGGGCACGCCGTGA
- the metG gene encoding methionine--tRNA ligase, producing MKETFYITTPIYYVNDVPHIGHAYTTIACDALARWHRMLGKRVFFLTGTDEHGEKVQKTAAAKGLSPRELADQVVTNFKGLTPALTISNTGFIRTTEPRHYASVQDLFRKSLANGDIYLGEYEGWYCVPDEAYWTALQLADGNCPTCGRPVEKRKEPSWFFRLSKYQEPLLDYYRNHPDFIRPESRRNEVVAFVEGGLNDLSVSRTSLSWGIPVPDAPGHVIYVWYDALTNYITGLGYPESTPEFRTFWPADIHMVGKDILRFHAVYWPAFLLSAGIAPPLGVFAHGWWTVEGRKMSKSLGNVVDPYEMVRKYGADAFRYFLLREVSFGLDGDFSEKELIRRANSELADKLGNLLNRSLGMLGKYFAGVVPAPGPPEPEDAVLSACGRESVPAVAAAMDEVAFHKALAAIIELVTKGNEYVQSTQPWALAKDPEKRVRLGTVLYNALEASRVAALLMAPFTPTAAQKLWEALVPGGAPLENARIDRDGAWGGLAAGVPLPKACIVFPKIET from the coding sequence GTGAAGGAGACGTTCTACATCACGACCCCGATCTACTACGTCAACGACGTCCCCCACATCGGGCACGCCTACACGACGATCGCCTGCGACGCCCTCGCCCGCTGGCACCGGATGCTGGGGAAGCGGGTCTTCTTCCTCACGGGAACGGACGAGCACGGGGAGAAGGTGCAAAAGACCGCGGCGGCGAAAGGCCTCTCCCCGCGCGAGCTCGCCGACCAGGTCGTGACCAACTTCAAGGGTCTCACTCCGGCCCTGACGATCAGCAACACCGGCTTCATCCGCACCACGGAGCCGCGGCACTACGCCTCCGTGCAGGACCTCTTCCGCAAGTCGCTCGCCAACGGCGACATCTACCTGGGCGAGTACGAGGGGTGGTACTGCGTCCCCGACGAGGCGTACTGGACGGCGCTGCAGCTTGCGGACGGGAATTGCCCGACGTGCGGCCGCCCCGTGGAGAAGCGGAAGGAGCCTTCCTGGTTTTTCCGCCTGTCGAAGTACCAGGAGCCGCTCCTCGACTACTACCGGAACCACCCGGACTTCATCCGGCCGGAGAGCCGCCGCAACGAGGTGGTCGCCTTCGTCGAGGGGGGCCTGAACGACCTGTCCGTCTCCCGCACCTCGCTCTCCTGGGGGATCCCGGTGCCCGACGCGCCGGGACACGTGATCTACGTCTGGTACGACGCCCTCACCAACTACATCACCGGGCTTGGATACCCCGAGTCCACCCCGGAGTTCAGGACGTTCTGGCCCGCCGATATCCACATGGTGGGGAAGGACATCCTCCGGTTCCACGCCGTCTACTGGCCCGCGTTCCTCCTGTCCGCCGGGATCGCGCCGCCGCTCGGGGTGTTCGCCCACGGATGGTGGACCGTCGAGGGGCGGAAGATGAGCAAGTCGCTGGGGAACGTCGTCGACCCGTACGAGATGGTCCGGAAATACGGGGCGGACGCGTTCCGTTACTTCCTGCTGCGCGAGGTCTCCTTCGGGCTGGACGGCGACTTCTCGGAGAAGGAGCTGATCAGGCGCGCCAACTCGGAACTCGCCGACAAGCTGGGCAACCTGCTGAACCGGTCGCTCGGGATGCTTGGGAAATATTTCGCCGGCGTCGTTCCCGCGCCGGGGCCTCCCGAACCCGAGGACGCGGTCCTGTCGGCCTGCGGGCGCGAGAGCGTGCCGGCCGTGGCCGCGGCGATGGACGAGGTGGCGTTCCACAAGGCGCTCGCGGCGATCATCGAGCTCGTGACGAAGGGGAACGAATACGTGCAGTCGACCCAGCCGTGGGCGCTGGCGAAGGACCCGGAAAAGCGCGTCCGGCTGGGGACGGTTCTCTACAACGCCCTCGAGGCGTCCAGGGTCGCCGCGCTGTTGATGGCCCCGTTCACCCCGACCGCGGCGCAGAAGCTGTGGGAAGCCCTCGTTCCCGGGGGCGCTCCCCTCGAAAACGCGCGGATCGACCGGGACGGCGCGTGGGGAGGGCTCGCGGCGGGCGTCCCCCTCCCGAAGGCGTGCATCGTCTTTCCCAAAATCGAAACCTGA
- a CDS encoding vitamin B12-dependent ribonucleotide reductase produces the protein MPVSENALTVLERRYLKKGMKGDPLETPEEMACRVAYNIALAESLYYGALPEVALRWAEAFYAMMLRLDFLPNSPTLMNAGRELQQLSACFVLPVEDSMESIFEAVKNTALIHKSGGGTGFSFSRLRPHADIVRSTKGVSSGPISFMTVFDAATETIKQGGTRRGANMGILRVDHPDILDFITCKSQTNRLNNFNISVALTEEFMKAVENGEEYSLVNPHSREVTARLPAREVFERIVDSSWKNGEPGMIFIDRINRDNPTPRIGAIESTNPCGEQPLLPYESCNLGSINLANMIATQDGHARIDYDKLKATVQTAVRFLDDVIDMNNYPLAEIRHMTVGNRKIGLGVMGFADMLIGLGIPYDSDEALAVAQELMSFVQEESGAASCNLARERGPFPNYDVSVFPERGGAKRRNATTTTIAPTGTISIIAGVSSGIEPIFALSYIRNVMDNDHLVEVHPLFDAEMRRRGLYSAERMTELSKVGTLRHLEGIPEDVARIYVTAHDISPEAHLRMQAAFQKYTENAVSKTVNFPTDATRDDIRKVFVLAYRLGCKGVTVYRDKSRAEQVLNIGGVNAKAGAQEQAPAPGPEPFVTPRPRPDTLIGVTKEIKTSCGKLYVTINRDEKGIFEVFNQMGKAGGCAASQSEAIGRLASLALRSGVQPGMIVKQLKGISCHLPSWGGNGGKILSCADAVSKAIEWYLENFEAMFPGFPKPAAEAAQPAMKRASLPAGEEEIARGACPDCGSQVERQEGCLKCRSCGFSEC, from the coding sequence ATGCCGGTCTCGGAGAACGCCCTGACGGTGCTGGAACGCCGCTACCTCAAGAAGGGGATGAAGGGGGACCCACTGGAAACCCCCGAGGAGATGGCGTGCCGCGTGGCGTACAACATCGCGCTGGCGGAAAGCCTCTACTACGGCGCCCTCCCGGAGGTGGCCCTCCGGTGGGCGGAGGCGTTCTACGCGATGATGCTCCGGCTGGACTTCCTCCCGAATTCCCCCACGCTGATGAACGCGGGCCGCGAGCTTCAGCAGCTGTCGGCGTGCTTCGTGCTCCCGGTGGAGGACTCGATGGAGTCGATCTTCGAGGCGGTCAAGAACACCGCCCTCATCCACAAGAGCGGCGGGGGGACCGGCTTCTCCTTCTCCCGACTGCGCCCGCACGCCGACATCGTCCGCTCGACGAAGGGGGTCTCCTCCGGCCCGATCTCCTTCATGACCGTGTTCGACGCGGCCACCGAGACGATCAAGCAGGGCGGGACACGGCGCGGCGCCAACATGGGAATCCTGCGGGTCGACCACCCGGACATCCTCGACTTCATCACCTGCAAGAGCCAGACGAACCGGCTCAACAACTTCAACATCTCCGTCGCGCTCACCGAGGAGTTCATGAAGGCGGTCGAGAACGGCGAGGAGTACAGCCTGGTCAACCCCCACTCCCGGGAGGTCACCGCGCGCCTCCCGGCCCGCGAGGTCTTCGAGCGGATCGTCGACTCCTCCTGGAAGAACGGCGAGCCTGGGATGATCTTCATCGACCGGATCAACCGGGACAACCCCACGCCGCGCATCGGTGCGATCGAGAGCACGAACCCCTGCGGAGAGCAGCCGCTGCTGCCGTACGAATCGTGCAATCTGGGCTCCATCAACCTGGCGAACATGATCGCGACGCAGGACGGGCACGCCCGGATCGACTACGACAAGCTGAAGGCCACGGTGCAGACGGCGGTCCGGTTCCTCGACGACGTGATCGACATGAACAACTACCCGCTCGCCGAGATCCGGCACATGACCGTCGGGAACCGGAAGATCGGCCTCGGCGTGATGGGGTTCGCCGACATGCTGATCGGACTGGGGATCCCGTACGACTCCGACGAGGCGCTGGCGGTGGCCCAGGAGCTGATGAGCTTCGTCCAGGAGGAGTCGGGGGCGGCCTCCTGCAACCTCGCCCGCGAGCGCGGCCCCTTTCCGAACTACGACGTCAGCGTCTTCCCGGAGCGGGGCGGAGCAAAGCGGCGCAACGCCACCACGACGACGATCGCCCCCACGGGGACGATCAGCATCATCGCGGGCGTCTCCAGCGGGATCGAGCCGATCTTCGCCCTCTCCTACATCCGCAACGTCATGGACAACGACCATCTCGTGGAGGTCCACCCCCTCTTCGACGCCGAGATGCGGCGCCGGGGGCTCTACTCCGCCGAGCGGATGACCGAGCTCTCGAAGGTGGGCACGCTCCGGCACCTGGAGGGGATCCCCGAGGACGTCGCACGGATCTACGTCACCGCGCACGACATCTCCCCGGAGGCCCACCTGCGGATGCAGGCGGCCTTCCAGAAGTACACCGAAAACGCGGTGTCCAAGACGGTGAACTTCCCCACCGACGCCACGCGCGACGACATCCGGAAGGTGTTCGTGCTCGCCTACCGCCTCGGCTGCAAGGGCGTCACCGTCTACCGGGACAAGAGCCGCGCCGAGCAGGTCCTGAACATCGGCGGGGTGAACGCGAAGGCGGGAGCGCAGGAGCAGGCGCCGGCCCCCGGGCCCGAGCCATTCGTCACCCCCCGCCCGCGGCCCGACACCCTGATCGGCGTCACGAAGGAGATCAAGACCAGCTGCGGAAAGCTCTACGTCACGATCAACCGGGACGAGAAGGGGATCTTCGAGGTGTTCAACCAGATGGGGAAGGCCGGCGGCTGCGCCGCGTCGCAGTCGGAGGCGATCGGGCGCCTCGCCTCCCTCGCGCTGCGATCCGGCGTGCAGCCCGGGATGATCGTCAAGCAGCTGAAGGGGATCTCCTGCCACCTCCCTTCGTGGGGCGGCAACGGCGGGAAGATCCTCTCCTGCGCCGACGCCGTGTCGAAGGCGATCGAGTGGTACCTCGAAAACTTCGAGGCGATGTTCCCCGGCTTCCCGAAGCCCGCCGCCGAGGCCGCGCAGCCCGCGATGAAGAGGGCGTCCCTTCCCGCCGGCGAGGAGGAGATCGCCCGCGGCGCCTGCCCCGACTGCGGCAGCCAGGTCGAGCGGCAGGAGGGGTGCCTCAAGTGCCGCTCCTGCGGCTTCTCCGAGTGCTGA